ACATAAAATAGTGTGGACTATTTTCAAACAAGGAAACACATGGCATTAATACTTGACTACATTACACAGAGGTGTGATGAACATACCCTGTTACTCTGTGGGTAATGATCTTAACACCATACGCCGTCTCGCCCATAGTGCTGAAGGCTTGTTTGATGAAATTCTCATCCATGTATGGGTCCAGCTATGAAAAAGATTGTGTAGAGTTATCTGTCTGTAAGATATAAACTTGCAAATATCCCATTCATATCCATGAAATATAAAGCTGGCTACAGTACAAGTCAGGAAATAGAGAATAGTGAGAGAAGGCCTAGTTAGGTCAGGCAtaatgttagcagtgtggttaaagttaggtttAAAATGTTGctataattatgactttgtggctgtggtaactagtgacgaccaaaCATGTGTTGAACATAATTCAATTCGTCAGACACCTTCACCATGGAGTGGAGTTTAGTCAGCTATGATAACTAGTGATAACCCAAATGTTTACCCAAATGTCTGCCTGGGCTCAGGAGTAGTTGTAAACACGTTAGATTATTACCAAAGACAGGTTTAGAAACTCTGATATTATTAGGCGCTCTACTACTAGGCCCAAACAGGGCAGCGAGCTAGCTAAACTGTCGGGATTCGGGAACATTACTTTTGAGAAGTTAACACATTTTAATTCGGTAGTTAATACATCACTGGCTGTATCTCTTAACCTGTATTTAAATGAACGTCCACATAAGCATACAGATTATACACTTCACAACAATTGGGGAATttagctagctgacgttagcaAGCTAGATAACGTTACTGctgtagctacctaacgttactagctagctagtctCCTGTAGCTAAAGTAGCTGGCTAAAACGTTTGCcttcagtcagttagtaacaagAGGATTAAAACAGAGCGAACGTACATCACCCATCCAAAGGCTTGTCATCCTGTTGAACATGTTGATGGTTTATTTTCGGGGGTATACTACAAACACGAATATGTAGCTACTAGTTAAGTTTTATAAATTGATAGCGCTTCCTCCCGAAACTGGTGCTACTGAAATCAAAGATGGTGAAAGACCACGCCTCCGGAAATTCGGTAAGTTAAATAAATGGACTTGCAAGAATGGACACATCTTGAATTAATTTCCGCATTTGATTATGTAGGCGACTTCAAAATGATTGACTATAGATCAGTGTTAACAAAAACATAAAACTCAGTGCCAGTGGTTTGGACATTATTTTCGCTAGGGGGCGATGTGGATTCTATCCGTCCTTCGAAAAAGTGTGACGATATTTTCTTTCGGCTTTGATTATTCAGGAGGGCAACGGCGACATTTTTCACCAATCATAGTAACGGATGCTATTCCGCTTCCATGGTAACCTCCCAAATCTTTTGAACAAACCAATCACGACAGCGCATTTAGTAATTTAAAGAAAGTTCGTCATCGGACGTTGAAATTTTAAACCTGAGCTGCGGCAGAAAGGAACACGTTTCAGTGAAGTTTGTGAGTTGATTTTTCCCTTCCAGTAGTTGTAAAAGTACATTTTTACGTGTGGAATTAATTTGGAGTAAGTAGCTCACGTTTGTTAACACCTACTTTTAGGTTGTGTTGCATGAAATGTAAATAATAAATGACGGAGAAAGCCAGCAAGTTCAATTATAGCGTCAGGGAATTCGTTTTCTAAGGTTAGCTAACGTGCACGTTTAGTTAACAAAATAAACGCTTTTATAGTGTAATTTATAAACTAATTGGTCCAATTCTTGCAACGTTACCCTGTAGGGAGTCCGAAAAGCAGATTCAGACATGGCTCAATTTGGATTCGACAACGACATTCACAGCATTCTGAAGCTGGATATGCCTATCACAAACGCGCCCATGGCGAGGTGGCAGAGAAAAGCCAGTTCGTCGATGTCGACCAGCTGTGCCAACACCAGCGCTCTGTCACCTGGCAAATCCGGAAACCGGTCTCTTAGTCTGTCCAAGACGCCCAGTAAAACACCAGGTGACTAgttattatttttgtttttcatgTTGAATCTTGCTCTACAGTACTTGCTTCTGTGTACGTGGGTAGTCTTTTTTCAACTGTCTATGGGTGTGGCACTGTTACAATCTTTTTCACCAAGGGTTTTATTACTAATCTGCCCTTCTCTCTTGTTCAGGTAAAAATGGAAAGACACAGTGCACACCTTCCAAGGCAGGTGGTGACCGTTTCATTCCCACTAGAAACAACAAACAGATGGATGTGGCAAGCTTCCTGCTCTCAAAGGAAAATGAGCCCATGGACACAAACCCCTCAGCAGCAACATCAGTGAGTCTTTTCTCTAACATTTTCCAATCACATTTGTTGGTATGTTGTATTgtagctaaacacaggcaaattTGTAATTGTAGGAGAACCAGAAAGCATGGTCTGTTACACTCAATGGATATGACATTGAGGAGGCAAAGATCTTGCATCTGGGAGGAAAACCCTTGAACGCTCCAGAAGGTAGGCCTACTGTTGGGAATGATTGTGACTTGATGTCAGTTGCTTGCTGTCAGAATCTAGTGTCCAATTCTCTTTTCTTTGCAGGTTACCAGAACAACCTAAAAGTTCTCTACAGTCAGATTCCTACCCCAGTCTCCACCAAAAAGAACCGGTACATACCGTCAGTGCCTGACAGAATCTTAGACGCTCCTGAACTCCGAAATGATTTCTGTGAGTCCTGCCAATACAGTACTACAAATGTCTAATAACCTGTCTGAGGAGCAGGTACTGATTGACTTAACCTAGGGGTGTGTGTCATAGATGCTCCTGAATTTCAAAATGGAGACTGAGTCTCCTAACAGAGTAAATGTCCAGTAACCTACCTGTGAAGTAATCCTAGCTGTGGGTGTATCATGTGCCTGCCGTGATGCATAAATCACactgttttacattttagtcatttagcagctgCTCTTATCTGGGGGGGAGGTGTGGGATTACTtcagatactctttgaagaggtagggttttggTTGTTtttggaagatggacagggaAGCTGCTCTCCTAGCTTGAGGTGGAAGCTGCGCCGCTTCTGGTGAgatagggtcgtactctacgatgtagagcaggagcgagtcactgctttgatgttggcAGAGaatgggtgttgtccagggtccgGCCAAGGTTTTTTGCGCTCTGGGGACACCGTGGAGGTGTCAACTGGGATGGTGAGGTAGGCCTTTCcctggaggaagagcagctctgtcctgTCGAGATTAAGCTTGTGGTTGGCTGACagccaagctgagatatctgccaggctgATATGAcggagctgagtgacttggtgtatagaggaGACGAGGTCCTAGATTTCAATGGGAGATTTGCACTAAGTGACTAACGGGGCACATCAAGTTGATCTTGTCCTTTTGTCTTCAGACTCATCTTAATTCACTCAGGGTGGAGATGATCATTCTTTGACAATTTACTTTGTTAAAAAGCTCCATTTACATCTGTCTGTTCACACAGATCTGAACCTACTAGACTGGAGCAGTCGGAACCTTCTAGCAGTTGCCCTTCACAACAGTGTTTATCTGTGGGACGCCACCCAGGGTGACATCGTCCTACTGATGAAGATGGAGCGGGAGGAGGACTACATCTGCTCTGTGTCATGGATCAAGGAGGGCAACTTCCTTGCCATTGGTACCAGTGACTGCAAAGTTCAGGTTAACTGTCTGCTGTGAACCTACCCAGCGCTCATCTAACTGAATTTGGCTTCCAATGCAATTTTGTGgtgttaaagaatgattttatgCTTCTTTTTTTAAGTAATTTTTTATACATATCACCTGAATTTGTCTTTGTCCCTAGTTGTGGGATGTGGAGAACCAGAAGCGTCTACGCAGCATGGCCAGCCACACTGCCAGAGTTGGCAGCCTGAGTTGGAACAATCACATTCTTTCCAGGTAAAGATTCATGTCTGGGGGGGGGAACGACTGTATGAATAGTCAGTCCCACTTAATGCTTTTGCTGCGATTTTTGCTGTCCTAGACAATGTCCACGTTGTGGGCAAGTTCTTAGGTCGTAAATGATTGTGGTACGTCTTGGCTCGTTCAGTGCGACATGGGTCTGTTTTGAGTACCGCTACATGCGGTCGTAGACCCTTCGACATTCTAGCCGTGTCCAATTTTTGGGGGGCTTTATCGTGCAGTGTGGCTGGTATTACGAGCTGATCCCAGCGACTGACGACTACGGACACTGCCGGTACAGAGTATGCACACAATATGATTAttgtgaatagtcagattaatGTAATAGTTCTATTTAAATGTTTAGCCTACATGCTGTGCAAGAACAATTTCCCTAATAGTCTTATTTACgtgacacatctgaaatcagccTACCTGATGGTGATTGTGCACTTATTATAATCCCAATCAAAATAATGTTCTACCACAACGACCATGCTATTGAGGAAGCCTATTTGATTTAGTTTATTTGAAAACTTTCTACAatgcatactttcagtttttcTGAATTCAATATACTTGTGCATAAACATAGTGAGCACTGCTGGTGCTGGCACATGCTCAGATCAAATACACCACTGTAGTTGATGAAGCCTCTCATGCCAATCAGACTGTGACGCCAGAACTGAAGCAAATTGTACATCTGGACAGGTTGATAAAGATTTTAATTTGTTAACATCAGTGTGATGTGACAAAATGTAAAAGATGGAATCTCATGTACAGGCTGCCAAGGCCTTAAGTCAGTCCCTCCaggttttttttttgttatactTGTGTCCAGAATGTTTTAATTTGGTGTTTTTATTAACCATCTTGTGGTTTACTTTTTCCAGTGGCTCCAGATCTGGTCACATCCACCACCATGATGTAAGGGTAGCAGACCACCACATCTTCACCCTGTCCGGACACTCTCAGGAGGTGTGTGGGCTGGAGTG
Above is a window of Salmo salar chromosome ssa03, Ssal_v3.1, whole genome shotgun sequence DNA encoding:
- the cdc20 gene encoding cell division cycle protein 20 homolog isoform X1; translation: MAQFGFDNDIHSILKLDMPITNAPMARWQRKASSSMSTSCANTSALSPGKSGNRSLSLSKTPSKTPGKNGKTQCTPSKAGGDRFIPTRNNKQMDVASFLLSKENEPMDTNPSAATSENQKAWSVTLNGYDIEEAKILHLGGKPLNAPEGYQNNLKVLYSQIPTPVSTKKNRYIPSVPDRILDAPELRNDFYLNLLDWSSRNLLAVALHNSVYLWDATQGDIVLLMKMEREEDYICSVSWIKEGNFLAIGTSDCKVQLWDVENQKRLRSMASHTARVGSLSWNNHILSSGSRSGHIHHHDVRVADHHIFTLSGHSQEVCGLEWSPDGRYLASGGNDNLVYVWPGVQEGSGQGSNAVHGFNEHQGAVKALAWCPWQPNILASGGGTSDRHIRIWNVTSGSCISALDTQSQVSSLKFAPNYKELVSGHGYAHDNVVIWKYPSLTKVAELNGHEGRVLNITMSPDCSTIATVAGDETVRLWKSFELDPVKKKAKERMVKSTSSSIHQSIR